In a genomic window of Scomber japonicus isolate fScoJap1 chromosome 17, fScoJap1.pri, whole genome shotgun sequence:
- the gpr63 gene encoding probable G-protein coupled receptor 63: MVHSATVPLPEAGDIEASLCCLVTGLLNLSARPLMENISMANVSLGSRSPPEPVTPTADPPESLQGVGLPLQVFFCFVMVAILLVALLGNVVVCLMVYQRSAMRSAINILLASLAFADMMLAILNMPFALVTVVTTNWIFGDVFCRVSAMLFWFFVMEGVAILLIISIDRFLIIVQKQDKLSPQRAKVLIVVTWGLSFIFSFPLAVGSPPLQIPPRAPQCVFGYSIEPGYHAYVLIIMLVFFFIPFMVMLYTFMGILNTIRHNAIRIHSHPDSICLSQASKLGLLSLQRPFQMNIDMSFKTRAFTTILILFSVFTVCWAPFTAYSLVTTFSDGFYHKDSFFQVSTWVLWLCYLKSALNPLIYYWRIKKFRDACLDLMPKYFKFLPQLPGNTKRRIQPSAVYVCGEHRSVV, translated from the coding sequence ATGGTTCACTCCGCTACTGTTCCCCTTCCAGAGGCAGGGGACATTGAAGCCAGTCTCTGCTGCCTCGTTACGGGGCTGCTGAACCTTTCCGCGAGGCCACTGATGGAGAACATCTCCATGGCAAACGTTTCCCTTGGTTCCCGGTCGCCCCCGGAGCCGGTCACACCGACGGCGGATCCCCCGGAGAGCCTGCAAGGTGTCGGCCTACCTCTGCAGGTCTTCTTCTGCTTCGTCATGGTGGCCATCCTGCTGGTGGCTCTATTGGGAAACGTGGTGGTGTGCCTGATGGTTTACCAGAGATCCGCCATGCGCTCGGCCATCAACATCCTCCTGGCGAGCCTGGCGTTTGCAGACATGATGCTGGCCATCCTGAACATGCCATTCGCTCTGGTTACTGTCGTGACCACCAACTGGATTTTCGGGGACGTTTTCTGTCGAGTTTCGGCCATGCTCTTTTGGTTCTTTGTGATGGAGGGCGTGGCTATACTGCTTATAATAAGCATAGATCGCTTTCTTATTATTGTCCAGAAGCAAGATAAGCTGAGCCCACAGAGAGCTAAAGTGCTAATCGTGGTCACATGGGgactctcttttattttttctttccctctagCTGTTGGTTCCCCTCCCCTACAGATCCCTCCCAGGGcccctcagtgtgtgtttggctaCAGCATTGAGCCTGGTTACCACGCATATGTATTGATAATAATGCTAGTCTTCTTCTTCATACCTTTCATGGTCATGCTGTACACATTCATGGGAATCCTGAACACCATCCGCCACAACGCCATCCGCATCCACAGCCACCCGGACAGCATCTGTCTGAGCCAGGCCAGCAAACTGGGTCTGCTGAGCCTCCAGAGGCCCTTCCAAATGAACATAGACATGAGCTTCAAGACCCGTGCCTTCAccaccatcctcatcctcttctccgTGTTTACAGTGTGCTGGGCACCCTTCACTGCCTACAGTCTGGTAACTACCTTCAGTGATGGCTTCTACCACAAAGACAGCTTTTTTCAAGTGAGTACATGGGTCCTGTGGTTGTGCTACCTCAAGTCAGCCCTCAACCCTCTCATTTACTACTGGCGGATCAAGAAGTTCCGCGATGCCTGCCTCGATCTGATGCCCAAGTACTTCAAGTTTCTTCCTCAGCTGCCAGGCAACACCAAGAGGCGCATACAGCCGAGCGCTGTGTACGTGTGCGGGGAGCATCGCTCTGTGGTTTAA